In Phaeobacter porticola, one DNA window encodes the following:
- a CDS encoding PLP-dependent aminotransferase family protein, with protein sequence MAKPRYLALADQIAAAIENGKLAPGTRLPTHRAFATQFGVALATATRTYGELERRGIVVGEAGRGTFVRDMEIPLTIGMQQTAPDGQVDLVFNMPSATGDAEMLRAGLRRLALTGDIEAMLRYQPHGGRPHERRIMAGWLEGTLGAIDPDHLLVTSGGQHGLTVTLLGLLKHGDIVAADPLTYPGFKSLAALQGIDLLAVDGAGGVMDPDRLDAACKTRPVRAVYLMPTVQNPLGTVMDLPTRLRIIEVARKHDLLIIEDAAYAFLECDPPPSLCALAPERTVHIGGFSKSLATGLRLGYVIAAARHCPRLIEAIRATTWNAPALISALVTGWITDGTLAQSQDTRRQDGAARQQLLRAAFGTMLVLSHPNAGFAWVPLSAGGRAEPIVTRLKSQGLSLSGADAFATTAAVPQALRLAFGGMETNAAAKAFGIIHQSIQDAGTLGA encoded by the coding sequence ATGGCCAAACCCCGTTACCTGGCCCTTGCGGACCAAATTGCGGCAGCGATAGAAAACGGCAAGCTGGCCCCCGGTACACGGCTGCCGACGCACCGCGCCTTTGCGACGCAGTTTGGTGTGGCCCTTGCCACCGCAACGCGCACCTATGGTGAGCTGGAGCGCCGGGGCATCGTGGTGGGGGAGGCGGGGCGCGGCACCTTTGTGCGCGACATGGAAATCCCGCTGACGATTGGGATGCAGCAGACGGCACCGGACGGGCAGGTTGATCTGGTGTTCAACATGCCCTCTGCCACCGGGGACGCAGAGATGCTGCGCGCTGGTTTGCGGCGATTGGCCTTGACGGGTGATATTGAGGCGATGCTGCGCTATCAGCCCCATGGTGGCCGCCCCCATGAACGCCGGATCATGGCCGGTTGGCTGGAAGGGACGTTGGGCGCGATTGACCCAGACCACCTGTTGGTGACATCCGGTGGCCAGCACGGTCTGACAGTCACGCTGCTTGGCCTATTGAAACACGGGGATATTGTCGCGGCTGATCCGCTGACCTATCCGGGGTTCAAATCACTGGCGGCGCTTCAGGGGATTGATCTGCTGGCGGTCGACGGGGCGGGGGGCGTGATGGACCCGGACAGGCTGGACGCCGCTTGCAAAACCCGGCCAGTCCGCGCGGTCTATCTGATGCCGACGGTCCAGAACCCGCTGGGCACGGTGATGGATCTGCCGACCCGCCTGCGGATCATTGAGGTCGCGCGAAAACATGATCTGCTGATCATCGAAGACGCGGCCTATGCGTTTCTGGAATGTGATCCGCCGCCCAGTCTCTGCGCACTCGCCCCCGAGCGTACGGTGCATATTGGCGGCTTTTCCAAGAGCCTCGCGACCGGGCTACGGCTGGGGTATGTCATCGCGGCGGCCCGCCACTGCCCGCGGTTGATCGAGGCGATCCGGGCCACCACCTGGAACGCACCTGCGCTGATTTCCGCGCTGGTCACGGGCTGGATTACCGACGGTACGCTGGCGCAGTCTCAGGACACCCGGCGGCAGGACGGGGCCGCGCGTCAGCAGCTGCTGCGCGCCGCCTTCGGCACGATGCTGGTTCTGTCACATCCCAATGCAGGCTTTGCCTGGGTACCCCTGTCGGCGGGAGGCAGGGCAGAGCCGATTGTAACGCGGCTCAAATCACAAGGGCTGTCACTGTCCGGTGCGGATGCTTTTGCCACCACCGCAGCAGTGCCCCAGGCGCTGAGACTTGCCTTTGGCGGGATGGAGACAAACGCGGCAGCTAAGGCTTTTGGGATCATCCACCAGTCTATTCAAGACGCGGGCACCCTGGGGGCCTGA
- a CDS encoding MFS transporter, whose protein sequence is MIPTLSAALLALGLFTVTFAVNLQAPLYDAYAAESGVGATAVTIAFAAYAGGLMPTLVFLGGLSDRIGRRLPIAVALLLGVVATGVLVLWPSWSSLVLARVLLGVGTGLATTAGTAYMAEILGSQRARTAALITTSATSLGFGGGALATGVSLGLQGPTPLPASYIALFILAPLLAVIAFRLPPVDQPKLVSLLRLPAFPQNTWVFGVAMALAWSTTGMTIAVVPLELAANDLGSWTGLVIFLAIFVGFLCQPLARRLTNPQSLAVGFALIPLGFAVLLAGVWFKFLALVLIGTCITSAASYGFTYLAALAEVSLHAPDDRARATAGLFVYAYCGFSLPVIASGALADLIGLPYAMLIFGAIQILATVIIVTLWWRQSIAQQRRAMRSCGSAGDRLAPGA, encoded by the coding sequence ATGATCCCAACCCTTTCCGCCGCCCTGCTTGCCTTGGGTCTGTTCACCGTGACATTTGCTGTGAACTTGCAAGCGCCGCTTTATGATGCCTATGCCGCCGAAAGCGGGGTCGGTGCGACAGCGGTGACCATCGCCTTTGCCGCCTATGCTGGGGGGCTGATGCCAACGCTGGTATTTCTGGGCGGGCTGTCGGATCGTATCGGGCGGCGTCTGCCGATTGCGGTCGCACTGTTGCTTGGCGTTGTGGCGACCGGTGTTCTGGTGCTCTGGCCCAGCTGGAGCAGCCTTGTCCTTGCGCGCGTGCTGCTAGGCGTGGGCACTGGTCTCGCCACCACGGCCGGTACCGCTTACATGGCCGAAATTCTGGGCAGCCAGCGGGCCAGAACCGCAGCGCTGATCACCACATCTGCAACCTCGCTTGGCTTTGGGGGCGGTGCCTTGGCAACCGGCGTCAGTCTTGGCCTTCAGGGGCCAACACCGCTGCCCGCCAGCTACATTGCGCTGTTTATCCTTGCCCCGCTGCTGGCGGTGATCGCGTTCAGGCTGCCACCTGTGGATCAGCCAAAATTGGTCTCGCTGCTGCGGTTGCCCGCCTTTCCACAAAACACGTGGGTGTTTGGGGTGGCCATGGCGCTGGCATGGTCAACCACAGGCATGACCATAGCCGTGGTCCCGCTGGAGCTGGCAGCAAATGATCTGGGCAGCTGGACCGGTCTTGTAATCTTTCTGGCGATTTTTGTCGGCTTTCTCTGTCAGCCGCTTGCCAGGCGTTTGACCAATCCGCAGTCGCTTGCGGTTGGGTTCGCGCTGATCCCGCTTGGCTTTGCCGTGCTTCTGGCGGGCGTTTGGTTCAAATTTCTGGCACTTGTACTGATCGGCACCTGCATCACCAGCGCGGCCAGCTATGGGTTTACCTATCTCGCTGCGCTGGCCGAAGTGTCGCTGCACGCGCCGGATGATCGCGCCCGGGCCACCGCCGGGCTGTTTGTCTACGCCTATTGCGGGTTCTCACTGCCCGTGATCGCAAGTGGGGCCTTGGCCGATCTGATTGGCCTGCCCTATGCCATGCTGATTTTCGGCGCGATACAGATCCTGGCGACGGTCATCATAGTGACCCTATGGTGGCGCCAGTCGATTGCGCAACAGCGCCGCGCAATGCGATCATGCGGCAGCGCCGGCGACCGATTGGCACCAGGTGCCTGA
- a CDS encoding helix-turn-helix domain-containing protein, which produces MYDPKGNAKDKAVQPVEFVEAEPPAHLRGIVHRFLELKTTDLLDDDYRFHALPDACAYVVFDQLNRDITGVSKLRAESEEFNLGRQFHFVNIRFLPGVWQSNQAEPSYGMVNAPYLGELPLAVLNRGLAGLSFAEQQPLLVGLVEQLVDQRIVQVNPVTDRIFQHLDQINSVAEMADVCGLSARQLQRTLKRSTGFAPHDFLKVLRLQQSLNGSDTWSYADQSHFIHSFRKATGYTPGRYARKFDV; this is translated from the coding sequence ATGTACGACCCCAAAGGAAATGCCAAGGATAAGGCTGTTCAGCCGGTTGAGTTTGTCGAGGCGGAGCCGCCCGCGCATCTGCGTGGCATTGTGCACCGGTTTCTGGAGCTGAAAACCACGGACCTGCTGGACGACGACTACCGCTTTCATGCGCTGCCCGATGCCTGCGCCTATGTGGTCTTTGATCAGTTGAACCGCGACATAACCGGCGTCTCCAAGCTGCGGGCAGAATCCGAGGAATTCAACCTCGGGCGTCAGTTTCACTTTGTGAATATCCGTTTTCTGCCCGGCGTCTGGCAGTCCAATCAAGCAGAGCCGTCTTATGGAATGGTGAACGCACCGTACCTCGGTGAGCTGCCGTTGGCCGTGTTGAACCGGGGTCTGGCCGGGCTCTCCTTTGCCGAACAACAGCCGCTGCTTGTGGGGCTGGTAGAGCAGCTGGTCGACCAGCGCATTGTTCAGGTAAACCCGGTCACCGACAGGATCTTTCAACATCTGGATCAGATCAACTCTGTCGCTGAGATGGCCGACGTCTGTGGTCTCTCTGCGCGGCAATTGCAACGGACGCTGAAACGCAGCACCGGCTTTGCGCCACATGATTTCCTGAAAGTGCTGCGGCTTCAGCAATCACTGAACGGCAGCGACACCTGGTCCTATGCTGATCAGTCCCATTTCATCCACTCGTTCCGCAAGGCCACCGGATATACCCCCGGACGTTACGCGCGCAAATTCGATGTCTGA
- a CDS encoding VOC family protein, whose protein sequence is MTKMNAVGWFDIYVDDMDRAVAFYETVLGTKLEAMGDPTGEAQMMSFPTEMNAYGAGGALNKSPHAGPGMGGTVIYFLAQDCAEEESRVAGAGGAVIQPKFSIGEYGFVTLCKDTEGNLFGISSMS, encoded by the coding sequence ATGACCAAGATGAACGCAGTTGGATGGTTTGATATCTATGTGGATGACATGGATCGGGCGGTAGCCTTTTATGAAACCGTGCTTGGCACCAAGCTGGAAGCGATGGGCGACCCGACGGGTGAGGCGCAGATGATGAGCTTTCCGACCGAGATGAACGCCTATGGCGCAGGCGGGGCACTGAACAAATCACCCCATGCAGGGCCGGGGATGGGCGGAACTGTGATTTATTTCCTGGCCCAGGATTGCGCCGAGGAGGAATCGCGCGTGGCCGGGGCGGGCGGCGCGGTGATACAGCCGAAATTCTCAATCGGGGAATATGGCTTTGTCACCCTGTGCAAGGACACCGAAGGCAACCTGTTTGGCATCAGTTCGATGTCATAA
- a CDS encoding crotonase/enoyl-CoA hydratase family protein, whose product MARVSVEIEDHIARVTLTRGDKMNALDSQMIEEIIAAGESLMDSKARVVVLSGEGKAFCAGLDLMSFAQMGLKNPEEWLMSRSHGDANQVQQVAMVWRRLPMPVIAAINGVAFGGGLQLALGADIRIAAPDARFSVMEMKWGIVPDMGGMVLLPQLLRSDVLRRLTYTAEKVSAPQALDWGLVTELAEDPIARAHELATVIAGQSPAAIRAAKSLIETAETSTDRAEVLLEESRVQVGLIGKPEQMEVVAAQMQKRAPVFK is encoded by the coding sequence ATGGCACGGGTATCGGTAGAGATCGAAGACCACATCGCACGGGTGACGCTGACCCGCGGCGACAAGATGAACGCGCTGGACAGTCAGATGATCGAAGAGATCATCGCCGCAGGCGAAAGCCTGATGGACAGCAAGGCGCGGGTGGTTGTGCTCTCGGGAGAGGGCAAGGCGTTCTGCGCCGGGCTGGATCTGATGAGCTTTGCCCAGATGGGGCTGAAAAACCCCGAAGAGTGGCTGATGAGCCGCTCTCACGGTGATGCCAATCAGGTGCAGCAGGTGGCAATGGTCTGGCGTCGCCTGCCGATGCCGGTGATTGCGGCGATCAATGGCGTCGCCTTTGGCGGCGGGCTGCAACTGGCGCTGGGCGCAGATATCCGCATTGCTGCGCCCGATGCGCGGTTTTCAGTGATGGAGATGAAATGGGGGATTGTGCCGGATATGGGCGGCATGGTGCTGCTGCCGCAACTGTTGCGGTCCGATGTGCTGCGGCGGCTGACCTACACGGCGGAGAAAGTGTCAGCGCCGCAGGCGCTGGACTGGGGGCTGGTTACGGAGCTGGCCGAAGATCCCATCGCCCGCGCCCATGAGCTGGCGACCGTGATTGCAGGCCAAAGCCCCGCCGCTATCCGCGCGGCGAAATCGCTGATTGAGACAGCCGAGACCAGCACGGACCGCGCCGAGGTGCTGCTGGAGGAATCCCGCGTACAGGTTGGCCTGATCGGCAAGCCCGAGCAGATGGAGGTGGTCGCCGCCCAGATGCAGAAACGCGCGCCAGTCTTCAAGTAG
- a CDS encoding pyridoxal phosphate-dependent aminotransferase: MTQPRYTPLAQSLPASVPFVGPETQERQRGAPFAARLGANENIFGPSPKAIAAMQGSLGEIWKYGDAESHDLRAALAAHHSVAPENIMIGEGIDGLLGYLVRLLIGDGDAVVTSLGAYPTFNYHVAGFGGVLHTVPYKDDHEDPAALFARAAEVDAKLVYLANPDNPMGSWHSGADLLAAMDALPEGCLLLLDEAYIDCAPDRTALPIDISDPRVIRTRTFSKAYGMAGARVGYVLAEAELIAAFNKVRNHFGMNRTAQIGALAALQDQAWLAEVLDRISTARDRIAQIARDNGLTPLPSATNFVAIDCGSDGAFAKSVLEDLVDQGVFVRMPFAAPQNRCIRVSCGPEDQLDAFARALPIALERARNG; the protein is encoded by the coding sequence ATGACACAGCCACGCTACACCCCGCTTGCCCAATCCCTCCCCGCTTCGGTTCCCTTTGTCGGGCCGGAAACCCAGGAACGCCAGCGCGGCGCGCCGTTTGCCGCACGGTTGGGCGCAAATGAGAATATCTTTGGCCCCTCACCCAAGGCGATTGCGGCCATGCAGGGCTCGCTGGGCGAAATCTGGAAATACGGCGACGCCGAGAGCCACGACCTGCGCGCGGCACTGGCAGCGCACCACAGCGTTGCACCGGAAAACATCATGATTGGCGAGGGCATCGACGGGCTGCTGGGCTATCTGGTGCGGCTGCTGATTGGCGACGGCGATGCGGTGGTCACCTCGCTTGGCGCCTATCCGACCTTCAACTACCATGTCGCGGGCTTTGGCGGCGTGTTGCATACCGTCCCCTACAAGGACGACCACGAAGACCCCGCCGCGCTCTTTGCCAGGGCGGCGGAGGTGGACGCCAAACTGGTCTACCTCGCCAATCCCGACAATCCGATGGGCAGCTGGCACAGCGGCGCCGATCTGCTGGCGGCGATGGATGCCCTGCCAGAGGGCTGCCTGCTGCTGCTGGACGAGGCCTATATCGACTGCGCCCCCGACCGCACCGCCCTGCCCATCGACATCAGTGATCCGCGCGTGATTCGTACGCGGACGTTTTCCAAGGCCTATGGCATGGCCGGGGCGCGGGTGGGCTACGTGCTGGCAGAGGCGGAACTGATCGCCGCCTTTAACAAAGTGCGCAACCATTTCGGCATGAACCGCACCGCCCAGATCGGCGCACTTGCAGCCCTGCAGGATCAGGCGTGGCTGGCTGAGGTTCTGGACCGCATCAGCACCGCGCGCGACCGGATTGCGCAGATTGCCCGCGACAACGGGCTAACGCCCCTGCCCTCGGCCACCAATTTCGTGGCCATCGACTGTGGCAGCGACGGCGCGTTTGCCAAATCGGTGCTGGAGGATCTGGTGGACCAGGGCGTATTCGTGCGGATGCCTTTTGCTGCGCCGCAAAACCGTTGCATCCGCGTCAGCTGCGGGCCGGAGGATCAACTGGACGCCTTTGCCCGCGCGCTGCCCATCGCGCTGGAGCGGGCGCGCAACGGCTGA
- a CDS encoding pyridoxal-phosphate-dependent aminotransferase family protein, which translates to MTADVSLAAGRGYLAIPGPSVIPDAVLQAMHRPSPNIYAGELVEMTATLIPDLRRVARTEHHVAIYISNGHGAWEAALQNTLQPGDTVLVASSGRFAIGWSEMAEALGIKVELLDFGTGAPWDMDQIASHLAADTAHRIKAVLAVHVDTSSSIRNDVAAMRAALDACDHPALLMADCIASLGCDRFEMDAWGVDVMVAACQKGLMVPAGMGFVFFSPKAAEARARLPRVSRYWDWEPRANPEEFYQYFGGTAPTHHLYGLRAALDLIHAEGMEAVWARHHHLARAIWAACDAWGAGGPLRMNVQDVALRSNAVTSLHLGGDDATRLRTWVEQTLGLTLGIGLGMAPPNSPEWHGFLRLGHMGHVSGQMIMGLLGGVDAGLKALEIPHGSGALEAASQVIAGAGAASVAETSERGSCCG; encoded by the coding sequence ATGACAGCGGATGTTTCCCTTGCCGCCGGGCGCGGATATCTGGCGATCCCCGGACCTTCGGTCATTCCGGACGCTGTGTTGCAGGCCATGCACCGTCCCTCTCCCAATATATACGCGGGCGAGCTGGTCGAGATGACCGCCACGCTGATTCCCGATCTGCGCCGTGTTGCGCGGACGGAGCATCATGTGGCGATCTATATCTCCAACGGCCATGGCGCCTGGGAGGCGGCGTTGCAGAACACTTTGCAGCCCGGCGACACCGTGCTGGTGGCGTCCTCGGGGCGCTTTGCCATTGGCTGGTCTGAAATGGCCGAGGCGCTGGGGATCAAAGTTGAGCTATTGGATTTCGGCACCGGCGCGCCCTGGGACATGGACCAGATCGCCAGCCATCTGGCGGCAGATACCGCGCATCGGATCAAGGCGGTGCTGGCGGTGCATGTCGATACCTCCAGCTCTATCCGCAACGATGTGGCCGCGATGCGTGCAGCGCTGGATGCCTGCGATCACCCCGCATTGTTGATGGCCGATTGCATCGCCTCGCTGGGCTGTGACCGGTTTGAGATGGACGCCTGGGGCGTCGATGTAATGGTCGCCGCCTGCCAAAAGGGGCTGATGGTCCCTGCCGGCATGGGGTTTGTGTTCTTCAGCCCCAAGGCCGCCGAGGCGCGTGCCCGCCTGCCACGGGTCAGCCGCTATTGGGACTGGGAGCCGCGCGCCAACCCCGAAGAATTCTACCAGTATTTTGGCGGCACCGCGCCGACGCATCACCTTTATGGTCTGCGGGCGGCGCTGGATCTGATCCACGCGGAGGGGATGGAGGCCGTCTGGGCGCGGCATCATCATCTGGCGCGCGCGATCTGGGCGGCCTGTGACGCTTGGGGCGCGGGCGGTCCGCTTCGGATGAATGTGCAGGATGTGGCTTTACGCTCCAACGCGGTGACCTCGTTGCATCTGGGCGGGGATGACGCCACCCGACTGCGCACGTGGGTGGAGCAGACCCTGGGTCTGACGCTGGGCATTGGCCTTGGCATGGCGCCGCCGAACAGCCCGGAGTGGCATGGGTTTTTGCGGCTGGGCCATATGGGCCATGTGAGCGGTCAGATGATCATGGGGTTGCTGGGCGGGGTTGATGCCGGGTTGAAGGCGCTGGAGATCCCGCATGGATCCGGCGCGCTAGAGGCGGCCTCACAGGTGATCGCCGGGGCTGGCGCGGCATCTGTTGCAGAAACATCAGAGAGAGGGAGCTGCTGCGGGTGA
- a CDS encoding ABC transporter ATP-binding protein: MSSRELLGWLWRGYLRHYMGLLGLAVMFMLIEGGTVGGLSYMMQPMFDLVFVAGNTTALFWVSLAFLIIFSMRGLSSVCQKVILSKISQTSAAHMRKDMLARLIRQDPSFHQVNPPGFLIQRVQSDVMAINSVWQALITGAGRDVTQMVAVLAVAISVDWRWTAIMLIGLPMLLLPLAAVQRYVRRKASQARDLGASLSTRLDEIFHGIVPIKLNNLEDYQTDRFGNHMDQFVRSEVRASFGVASTTGMIDIMAGLGVMGVVLYGGAEIIEGTKTVGEFMSFFTAIGLAFDPMRRLASISGTWQAAAAAMERIKELMDAPIKLVSPANPVAAPIGLPEVALTDVTLRYGDSDVLRQLSLVAEAGKTTALVGASGAGKSTIFNLLTRLVDPQEGSVTVGGVAVRELDLDDLRGLFSVVTQEALLFDETLRENVLLGRTDVSEERLQEVLDASHVADFLPKLANGLDTLVGPRGSALSGGQRQRVVIARALLRDTPILLLDEATSALDAQSEKVVQQALEKLSGGRTTLVIAHRLSTIRNADKIVVMERGQVMDHGTHEELLERGGIYADLYRLQFQDGKTLVDRQGVAAQAPRQFSEGGDQPRWFQKLARRMFG, from the coding sequence ATGTCATCGCGCGAGTTGCTGGGATGGCTGTGGCGGGGATATCTGCGCCACTACATGGGCCTGTTGGGGCTGGCGGTTATGTTCATGTTGATCGAGGGTGGCACCGTTGGTGGCCTCAGCTACATGATGCAGCCAATGTTCGATCTGGTGTTTGTCGCAGGCAATACCACTGCGCTGTTCTGGGTCAGCCTGGCGTTTCTGATCATCTTTTCCATGCGGGGGCTGTCCAGTGTCTGCCAGAAGGTGATCCTCAGCAAGATTTCCCAGACCTCTGCTGCGCATATGCGCAAAGATATGCTGGCGCGGCTGATCCGGCAGGACCCCTCGTTTCATCAGGTGAACCCGCCCGGTTTTCTGATCCAGCGGGTCCAAAGCGATGTGATGGCGATCAATTCGGTCTGGCAGGCGCTGATCACCGGTGCTGGCCGCGATGTCACGCAGATGGTGGCCGTTCTGGCAGTGGCGATCAGCGTTGACTGGCGCTGGACCGCGATCATGTTGATTGGCCTGCCGATGCTGCTGTTGCCGCTGGCCGCCGTACAGCGCTATGTGCGGCGCAAGGCCTCGCAGGCACGGGATCTGGGCGCGTCGCTCTCCACCCGGCTGGATGAGATTTTTCACGGCATCGTGCCGATCAAACTGAACAATCTTGAAGACTATCAGACCGACCGGTTTGGCAATCACATGGACCAATTTGTCCGCTCCGAAGTGCGTGCGTCCTTTGGCGTGGCCTCCACCACCGGCATGATCGACATTATGGCCGGGTTGGGCGTGATGGGTGTGGTGCTTTATGGCGGTGCCGAGATCATCGAAGGCACCAAAACCGTGGGCGAGTTCATGAGCTTTTTCACCGCCATCGGTCTGGCGTTTGATCCGATGCGCCGGTTGGCCTCGATCAGCGGCACCTGGCAGGCGGCTGCGGCGGCCATGGAACGCATCAAAGAGCTGATGGACGCCCCGATCAAGCTGGTGTCGCCCGCGAACCCGGTGGCCGCCCCCATCGGTCTGCCTGAGGTGGCACTGACGGATGTGACCCTGCGCTATGGCGACTCGGATGTGTTGCGCCAGCTGTCGCTGGTGGCAGAGGCCGGCAAGACCACAGCATTGGTAGGCGCCTCCGGTGCCGGAAAGTCCACCATTTTCAACCTGCTGACCCGGTTGGTGGACCCGCAGGAGGGATCTGTCACCGTCGGTGGTGTTGCGGTGCGGGAACTGGATCTGGACGATCTGCGTGGATTGTTTTCCGTGGTGACTCAAGAGGCGCTGCTGTTCGACGAGACCCTGCGCGAGAATGTTCTGCTGGGGCGTACCGACGTCAGCGAAGAGCGGCTGCAAGAGGTTTTGGACGCCTCGCATGTTGCGGACTTCCTGCCGAAACTGGCCAATGGGCTGGACACGCTGGTGGGTCCGCGTGGCTCGGCCCTGTCCGGTGGCCAGCGCCAGCGGGTGGTGATTGCCCGCGCGTTGCTGCGCGACACACCGATCCTGCTGCTGGACGAGGCGACCTCGGCGCTGGATGCGCAATCTGAAAAGGTGGTGCAACAGGCGCTGGAGAAACTCTCTGGCGGGCGCACCACGCTGGTGATCGCGCACCGGCTGTCGACCATCCGCAACGCAGACAAAATCGTGGTGATGGAACGCGGTCAGGTGATGGACCACGGCACCCATGAAGAGCTGCTGGAACGCGGCGGCATCTATGCCGATCTCTACCGGCTGCAGTTTCAGGACGGTAAGACACTGGTGGACCGCCAGGGTGTTGCTGCACAGGCGCCCAGACAGTTCAGCGAAGGGGGCGACCAGCCCCGTTGGTTCCAGAAACTGGCCCGCCGCATGTTTGGCTAA
- a CDS encoding YgfZ/GcvT domain-containing protein has protein sequence MSNRRILRLSGADTRDFLQGLITNDVAKVDQGLVYAAMLTPQGKYLADFFVAADGDDLLVDVDESLAASLAKRLTMYRLRAKVTIAETDLAVRRGTGPAPEGALADPRHPDLGWRMYDAQPGDDGSDWDAIRVAHCIPETGIELGPDSYILEAGFERLNGVDFRKGCYVGQEVTARMKHKTTLRKGLATVTVAGEAPIGTEIRRADKPVGTLFTQAGDQAIAYLRFDRAGADMCAQNARIDWQVKT, from the coding sequence ATGAGCAACCGCCGCATTTTGCGCCTCTCCGGGGCTGATACCCGCGATTTCCTTCAGGGGCTGATCACCAATGATGTCGCCAAGGTCGATCAAGGGCTGGTCTATGCCGCGATGCTGACCCCCCAAGGCAAATATCTGGCGGATTTTTTTGTCGCCGCTGATGGCGATGATCTGCTGGTGGACGTGGACGAAAGCCTGGCCGCCAGTCTGGCCAAACGGCTGACCATGTACCGGCTGCGCGCCAAAGTGACCATTGCAGAGACCGATCTGGCCGTCCGCCGGGGCACCGGACCTGCGCCTGAGGGCGCGCTGGCGGATCCGCGCCACCCGGATCTGGGCTGGCGGATGTATGATGCACAGCCGGGGGATGACGGCAGCGACTGGGACGCCATCCGCGTGGCGCATTGCATCCCCGAAACCGGCATCGAACTTGGACCGGACAGCTACATCTTGGAGGCCGGGTTTGAACGCTTGAACGGCGTCGATTTCCGCAAAGGCTGCTATGTCGGCCAAGAGGTCACCGCCCGGATGAAGCACAAGACCACCCTGCGCAAGGGGCTGGCCACCGTCACTGTTGCGGGTGAGGCCCCCATCGGAACCGAGATCCGCCGCGCCGACAAACCCGTCGGCACGCTGTTCACCCAAGCCGGAGATCAGGCCATCGCCTATCTGCGATTCGACCGCGCCGGGGCGGATATGTGTGCGCAAAACGCGCGGATTGACTGGCAGGTTAAGACCTGA